A genomic region of Paenibacillus sp. PL2-23 contains the following coding sequences:
- a CDS encoding M50 family metallopeptidase — MIKWRGIRWSIHPLFVVVMLASAMTGYFAELLTLFMIVLVHELGHVIVARGLGWRIREVKLLPFGGVAEVEDSGGISAKEEALVAIAGPLQNVWMGLLAWAFGELGIWDRDWGQYVAGANAMIALFNLLPIHPLDGGKLLQALLSYLFNYYRMLIITARISIALSIAMLVSAFLPLLMEGGGLQLNLLIVGSFLLASNWTYHRHIPFLFYRFLTHREQLPAPDPDMTRKVKPLVVSGKQSVLSVARLFSRDCYHLIYIVAPAASGLQVIPEGLIVEGCLSGRNPHRAVNELLG; from the coding sequence TTGATTAAATGGCGGGGCATACGCTGGTCCATACATCCACTGTTCGTTGTCGTGATGCTGGCTTCGGCAATGACGGGATATTTTGCTGAGCTGCTCACCTTGTTTATGATCGTGCTGGTCCATGAGCTTGGCCATGTGATTGTCGCCCGGGGCTTGGGCTGGCGAATTCGCGAGGTGAAGCTGCTTCCGTTCGGCGGCGTTGCGGAGGTCGAGGATTCCGGGGGGATCAGCGCCAAGGAAGAAGCGCTTGTCGCTATTGCCGGGCCGCTACAGAACGTGTGGATGGGACTGCTGGCCTGGGCGTTCGGCGAGCTCGGCATCTGGGACCGCGATTGGGGGCAATACGTAGCCGGCGCCAACGCGATGATTGCGTTGTTCAACCTGCTCCCCATTCATCCGCTGGACGGAGGCAAGCTTCTTCAAGCTCTGCTCAGCTACCTGTTCAACTATTATCGCATGCTGATCATTACGGCTCGGATCAGCATCGCGTTAAGCATCGCCATGCTAGTCAGCGCGTTCCTCCCCCTCTTGATGGAGGGCGGAGGCCTTCAGCTTAATTTGCTTATTGTAGGGTCGTTTTTGCTGGCCTCCAACTGGACGTATCATCGCCATATTCCGTTTCTGTTCTATCGCTTCCTGACTCACCGCGAGCAATTGCCGGCACCTGATCCCGATATGACGCGCAAGGTCAAGCCGCTTGTCGTCAGCGGCAAGCAATCCGTCTTATCCGTAGCAAGGCTGTTCAGCAGAGACTGCTACCATCTCATCTATATAGTCGCTCCTGCCGCGTCCGGCTTGCAGGTTATCCCGGAGGGGCTTATTGTGGAGGGCTGCTTGTCTGGACGAAATCCCCACCGTGCAGTGAACGAGCTTTTGGGTTAA